A stretch of the Syntrophorhabdus sp. genome encodes the following:
- a CDS encoding serine acetyltransferase, with protein sequence MQEGENSKDRCREEITATQNHRSRLPFLVDRIVAQYDKKGRLHHVGPEPIPSRRAIIDIIRKTIPILFPGFFAEKRLDEINHRYYLGEQVTELFDAIATQIQHAIRHDCIRFNRPCVHCEDLSQEITLRFIENIPELQETLSKDVRAAFEGDPASRHFDEIIFCYPGLFAVAVYRVAHWMHTNQVPLIPRIMTEYAHSLTGIDIHPGVVIGESFFMDHGTGIVIGETTTIGDRVRLYQGVTLGALSLSKDECPLLRDTKRHPTIEDDVIIYANATILGGQTVIGARSTIGGNVWLTESVPPDTSVFLKKPELVMKNK encoded by the coding sequence ATGCAAGAGGGAGAAAATTCAAAGGACCGCTGCAGGGAAGAGATAACCGCGACCCAGAACCATCGCTCACGGCTGCCTTTCCTCGTCGACAGGATAGTGGCACAGTACGACAAAAAGGGCCGTCTCCATCACGTCGGCCCCGAGCCGATACCTTCACGACGGGCCATCATCGATATCATACGCAAGACCATCCCCATCCTTTTCCCGGGTTTCTTTGCCGAGAAACGACTGGACGAGATCAACCACCGGTATTATCTGGGAGAGCAGGTGACAGAGCTCTTCGATGCGATCGCGACACAGATACAGCACGCGATACGCCACGACTGCATCCGGTTCAACCGGCCCTGCGTTCATTGCGAGGACCTCAGCCAGGAGATAACCCTGAGGTTCATCGAAAACATTCCCGAACTGCAGGAGACGCTCTCGAAAGACGTTCGCGCCGCCTTTGAAGGCGACCCGGCCTCACGGCATTTTGACGAGATCATATTCTGCTATCCCGGTCTCTTCGCGGTTGCCGTCTATCGCGTCGCCCACTGGATGCACACGAACCAGGTGCCCCTCATCCCGCGGATCATGACGGAATACGCGCACAGTCTGACGGGCATCGACATACATCCCGGTGTCGTCATCGGTGAAAGCTTTTTCATGGACCACGGCACCGGCATCGTCATCGGGGAAACGACCACCATCGGCGACAGGGTGCGTCTCTACCAGGGTGTCACCCTCGGCGCGCTTTCACTCAGCAAGGATGAATGCCCTCTTCTCAGGGACACGAAGCGCCATCCCACAATAGAGGATGACGTCATCATCTATGCCAACGCAACCATCCTGGGAGGACAGACGGTCATAGGCGCCCGCTCGACCATCGGCGGGAACGTATGGCTCACCGAATCCGTTCCACCCGACACGTCCGTCTTCCTCAAAAAGCCCGAGCTGGTGATGAAGAACAAGTGA
- a CDS encoding NfeD family protein, protein MEGFKDWLKPEVIWFLVGLVLMLLEFVLPGFVVFFFGVGAWIVALICLFTDISVNVQLIIFLVASVLLLASLRKWMRGVFVGYKKYGRTDDDNMSPFTGEKAVVTRRIDPVMGGKVELHGTSWNAETDGDEPVEEGVAVEITGKDGLTLKVKKYPVKGGDVL, encoded by the coding sequence GTGGAAGGATTCAAGGATTGGCTGAAACCCGAGGTGATATGGTTTCTCGTCGGCCTCGTGCTGATGTTGCTGGAATTCGTCCTGCCCGGTTTCGTTGTCTTTTTCTTCGGCGTCGGCGCATGGATCGTAGCGCTCATCTGCCTCTTTACGGATATATCCGTCAATGTTCAACTCATCATCTTCCTCGTGGCCTCGGTCCTGCTTCTTGCGTCATTGAGAAAATGGATGCGAGGTGTCTTTGTCGGCTATAAGAAATATGGCCGTACGGACGATGATAACATGTCGCCATTCACGGGGGAGAAGGCCGTGGTGACACGGAGGATCGACCCCGTCATGGGAGGCAAGGTGGAGCTTCACGGAACAAGCTGGAATGCCGAAACCGACGGGGACGAGCCGGTTGAGGAGGGAGTTGCAGTGGAAATTACCGGCAAGGATGGCCTGACACTGAAGGTCAAGAAATATCCTGTAAAGGGAGGGGATGTCTTATGA
- a CDS encoding radical SAM protein yields the protein MNPTEIPPDIILKKSPFLVVRQLNGGEVRVYSKLHGNLTSYGSEIAGVLELFERPIPAETAATGMSEICRQESGVLIKELYDKHFLVEGDRSERDMFAEYVATARRRNEVARISRVTFLVSATCNLACKGCYHSFYDFRSGHMTAEFAGRVLTGLFPYLKKRGIPALLISFLGYEPLLNFETVSQVHDRAVAMSEEYGIDTTFKIFTNAFSINRTTYDWIMRNRSRLSFKVSLDGVREDNDQRRLDRAGKGTFDRVVGNLERIIATGVECDVLTTLSKINFSNIERFVDEMAAIGIKNITANIFCGQSPDERKLELSEEERFEAIRRMDLATEKHGIEFDGEWKFAVVQMITGAHFTCPAGMRQVVFCADGAIHPCQRFAGTELTFGTFGDDFWERLGEGQCEGYERWTADLYDRVMERMKQEHADLTGWSCPFIPFMRGECLGKHVERDFNERLMEYYVTRPVDRIIARSRIHC from the coding sequence ATGAATCCCACAGAGATACCGCCCGACATTATTTTGAAGAAGTCGCCCTTTCTGGTGGTAAGGCAATTGAACGGTGGCGAGGTAAGGGTATACAGCAAACTGCATGGCAACTTGACATCATATGGGAGCGAGATCGCCGGCGTCCTTGAGCTTTTCGAGAGACCCATCCCGGCTGAGACAGCGGCGACTGGAATGTCGGAAATATGCCGACAAGAGTCCGGGGTCCTGATAAAAGAGCTCTACGACAAACACTTCCTGGTGGAGGGGGACAGGAGTGAGCGGGACATGTTCGCGGAGTACGTCGCCACGGCACGGCGCAGGAACGAGGTTGCCAGGATATCCAGGGTGACCTTTCTCGTTTCGGCCACATGCAACCTGGCCTGCAAGGGTTGCTATCACAGCTTCTACGATTTCAGGAGCGGCCACATGACAGCCGAGTTTGCCGGCAGGGTCCTCACGGGCCTTTTCCCTTACCTGAAGAAAAGAGGGATTCCCGCGTTGCTCATATCCTTTCTCGGCTACGAGCCTCTGCTGAATTTCGAGACCGTGAGCCAGGTCCACGACCGGGCGGTTGCCATGTCGGAGGAGTACGGGATCGACACCACGTTCAAGATATTCACGAATGCCTTCAGCATCAACCGGACCACATACGACTGGATAATGAGGAACAGATCCCGGCTGAGCTTCAAAGTGAGCCTCGACGGTGTCAGGGAGGACAACGATCAGCGAAGACTGGACCGCGCCGGAAAAGGGACCTTTGACAGGGTTGTCGGCAACCTGGAACGGATCATTGCCACCGGCGTGGAATGTGATGTTCTGACGACCCTCAGCAAGATCAATTTCTCCAATATCGAAAGGTTTGTCGATGAAATGGCCGCGATAGGCATCAAGAATATCACCGCCAACATATTCTGCGGCCAATCGCCGGACGAGAGAAAGCTGGAGCTGTCGGAAGAGGAGAGGTTCGAGGCTATAAGAAGGATGGATCTGGCAACGGAGAAGCATGGCATCGAGTTCGATGGGGAGTGGAAGTTCGCCGTTGTGCAGATGATAACGGGAGCTCACTTCACCTGTCCTGCCGGAATGAGACAGGTCGTGTTCTGCGCCGATGGGGCCATCCATCCCTGTCAGCGTTTTGCCGGAACGGAGCTTACCTTCGGCACCTTCGGGGACGATTTCTGGGAGAGGCTCGGCGAAGGTCAATGCGAAGGCTACGAACGCTGGACCGCCGATCTCTACGACCGCGTGATGGAGAGAATGAAGCAGGAACACGCGGACCTGACGGGATGGAGTTGTCCCTTTATCCCCTTCATGCGGGGGGAATGTCTTGGGAAACATGTCGAGAGGGATTTCAACGAACGCCTCATGGAGTACTATGTAACGCGCCCTGTGGACCGGATAATCGCGAGATCGCGCATACATTGCTGA
- a CDS encoding paraslipin, producing MNFFTIIILGLIVIVVVAFSKTIRIVPQKVAFIVERLGKYSATLDAGLHILIPFIDKVAYKHTLKEQAIDVASQTCITRDNIAVEVDGILYLQVIDPQKASYGINNYQFAAMQLAQTTMRSVIGKLELDRTFEERETINTTIVEAVDKASDPWGVKVTRYEIKNIVPPQSIKDAMEKQMRAEREKRAVIAESEGDKQAKINRAEGVKQEMIATSEGEKQKRINEAEGRAAEIVRVATATANGLREIALAINEQGGINAVNLRIAEQYINEFGKLARTNNTLILPANLADLAGLVSTVTTILKDQTKDAGVRSQGVEKR from the coding sequence ATGAACTTTTTTACCATTATTATTCTTGGCCTCATTGTCATCGTTGTTGTAGCCTTTTCCAAGACCATCCGCATCGTTCCGCAGAAGGTCGCCTTCATTGTCGAGCGTCTCGGCAAATACAGTGCGACACTGGACGCCGGCCTTCACATCCTGATACCCTTTATCGATAAGGTCGCATACAAACATACGCTGAAGGAGCAGGCCATCGACGTCGCCTCCCAGACATGCATCACCCGGGATAACATCGCCGTTGAGGTGGACGGCATCCTGTACCTCCAGGTGATTGACCCCCAGAAGGCATCTTACGGGATCAACAACTATCAGTTCGCCGCAATGCAGCTCGCCCAGACAACCATGAGGAGCGTTATTGGAAAGCTTGAACTGGACAGGACCTTCGAAGAACGGGAAACAATCAACACCACTATCGTGGAGGCCGTCGACAAGGCATCGGACCCTTGGGGTGTGAAGGTGACTCGGTACGAGATAAAGAATATCGTACCTCCGCAGAGCATCAAGGACGCCATGGAAAAGCAGATGCGGGCTGAGAGGGAAAAGAGAGCCGTCATCGCAGAATCGGAAGGGGACAAACAGGCGAAGATCAATCGTGCCGAGGGTGTCAAACAGGAGATGATCGCCACTTCCGAAGGCGAGAAGCAGAAACGGATCAATGAGGCGGAAGGTCGCGCGGCAGAGATCGTACGCGTTGCCACCGCGACCGCCAACGGCCTTCGCGAGATCGCCCTTGCCATCAACGAACAGGGCGGTATAAACGCCGTCAACCTGCGAATCGCCGAACAATACATTAATGAGTTCGGCAAACTCGCAAGAACAAACAACACCCTGATCCTCCCGGCAAACCTCGCCGACCTTGCAGGCCTCGTATCGACGGTGACGACAATACTGAAAGACCAGACCAA
- the larE gene encoding ATP-dependent sacrificial sulfur transferase LarE, translated as MVGEELRRKYEDLKNSIRSMGRVAVTFSGGVDSTLLLKVSIDELGCGNVLALTGVSPIHARSESDGAKECAAALGARVILFESTEMEDESFVANGRDRCYHCKARLFKVVREIARREGYSFLLEGSNADDEKDFRPGRRACLEFNVVSPLLDGGFTKNDIRELSRALGLATCDKPSEACLSSRIPYGTAITRKMLEDIERSEAFVRSLGVSRVRVRHHGSTARIETDEKDFPVILEYRDEIAAELMRTGFTYIALDLHGYRTGSMNEEEE; from the coding sequence ATGGTGGGAGAGGAGCTCAGGAGAAAATACGAGGACCTGAAGAATTCTATCAGGTCCATGGGACGGGTTGCCGTCACCTTCTCGGGTGGTGTGGACAGCACGTTGCTGCTGAAGGTGAGCATCGATGAACTGGGATGCGGGAATGTCCTGGCGCTGACCGGTGTGTCTCCCATACACGCGCGATCGGAGAGTGACGGGGCAAAGGAATGCGCCGCCGCCCTGGGGGCCCGCGTGATCCTCTTTGAGTCCACGGAGATGGAGGATGAAAGCTTTGTGGCCAACGGGCGTGACCGGTGCTATCACTGCAAGGCCCGTCTATTCAAGGTAGTCCGGGAGATCGCTCGACGGGAAGGGTATTCCTTTCTCCTCGAGGGATCCAATGCGGACGACGAAAAGGATTTTCGCCCGGGGCGGAGGGCGTGTCTGGAATTCAATGTCGTGAGCCCTCTTCTCGACGGAGGATTCACAAAGAACGACATACGGGAGCTTTCCCGGGCACTGGGGCTCGCGACCTGCGACAAGCCTTCCGAGGCGTGCCTGTCCTCGAGGATCCCTTACGGGACGGCGATAACGAGAAAAATGCTCGAAGACATCGAACGTTCCGAGGCATTCGTGAGATCCCTCGGGGTATCACGGGTCCGGGTCAGGCATCACGGCAGCACGGCCCGCATCGAGACCGATGAGAAGGATTTCCCCGTCATCCTCGAGTACCGCGACGAGATAGCTGCCGAGCTGATGCGCACAGGCTTCACCTACATCGCCCTCGACCTCCACGGCTACAGAACGGGGAGCATGAACGAGGAAGAAGAATAG
- the cysK gene encoding cysteine synthase A yields the protein MAGIFEDNSFSIGRTPLVRLNRVTAGAKATVLAKVEGRNPAYSVKCRVGAAMVWDAEKTGRLKPGLEMIEPTSGNTGIALAFVAAARGYSLTLTMPETMSLERRKVLRALGANIILTEGASGMKGAIAKAEEIAAGDVSRYFLPQQFENPANPAIHEATTAVELWNDTDGEMDILVSGVGTGGTITGISRYFKLTKGKKIVSVAVEPIHSPVLTQTRTGEQLKPGPHKIQGIGAGFVPKVLDLSLVDRIETVSNDEAMEMARRLAREEGILSGISCGAAAHVAVKLAREPANAGRTIVVILPDSGERYLSTELFQGLPGGP from the coding sequence ATGGCAGGAATATTCGAGGACAACTCGTTCTCAATAGGCAGAACGCCGCTCGTCAGGCTGAACAGGGTGACGGCAGGTGCGAAGGCCACGGTGCTCGCGAAGGTGGAGGGGCGCAACCCGGCCTACTCGGTGAAATGCCGGGTCGGTGCCGCGATGGTCTGGGACGCCGAGAAGACGGGAAGGCTCAAACCGGGGTTGGAGATGATCGAGCCCACGTCGGGCAACACGGGCATAGCCCTTGCCTTCGTAGCCGCTGCCCGCGGATACAGTCTGACCCTTACCATGCCGGAGACGATGTCCCTGGAAAGACGCAAGGTGCTCAGGGCCCTCGGGGCAAATATCATCCTTACGGAAGGGGCCAGCGGCATGAAGGGGGCCATTGCGAAGGCGGAGGAGATCGCCGCCGGCGACGTTTCACGGTATTTCCTTCCCCAGCAGTTCGAGAACCCCGCAAATCCGGCCATACATGAAGCGACGACGGCCGTCGAGCTCTGGAACGATACGGACGGGGAGATGGACATCCTCGTTTCCGGTGTCGGAACGGGCGGTACGATCACAGGGATAAGCAGGTATTTCAAGCTCACGAAGGGGAAGAAGATCGTCTCCGTTGCCGTGGAGCCGATCCACTCCCCTGTCCTTACCCAGACGAGGACCGGGGAACAGTTGAAGCCGGGCCCGCACAAGATCCAGGGAATAGGCGCCGGTTTCGTTCCGAAGGTGCTTGACCTTTCCCTTGTCGACCGCATCGAGACTGTCAGCAACGATGAGGCGATGGAAATGGCGAGACGCCTGGCGCGCGAGGAGGGGATCCTGAGCGGGATATCGTGCGGTGCCGCGGCGCACGTTGCGGTCAAACTGGCCAGGGAGCCCGCGAACGCCGGCAGGACCATCGTTGTTATTCTGCCTGATTCGGGAGAACGGTACCTTTCGACGGAACTCTTCCAGGGACTCCCCGGCGGCCCCTGA